From Tachypleus tridentatus isolate NWPU-2018 chromosome 8, ASM421037v1, whole genome shotgun sequence, a single genomic window includes:
- the LOC143222063 gene encoding uncharacterized protein LOC143222063, with translation MMGCKVSRSGSKNVQLTHEVSENGRESLSLEPVILSRPEVNDILEEDRQHPGTYILYEDLNKEKMYLAFKTVDGKVVHNAIVKMNDLFYFNDFPFPYLESIVLYYRKYKFKDTKLTRQAFLTPYLNKMNSSRQCRYLTRSESFQSNNSWEYGHYKSLSPRLG, from the exons ATGATGGGGTGCAAGGTTTCTCGCAGTGGTTCAAAGAACGTTCAGCTAACCCACGAAGTCTCTGAAAATGGAAGAGAATCGCTGAG CCTGGAACCAGTAATTCTCAGCAGGCCAGAAGTAAACGATATACTGGAAGAAGACAGACAACATCCTGGAACTTATATTTTATACGAAgacttaaataaagaaaaaatgtatctcGCATTCAA AACAGTGGACGGCAAGGTTGTACATAACGCTATCGTGAAGATGAATGATCTGTTTTATTTCAACGACTTTCCGTTTCCGTACCTAGAGTCCATCGTTTTATACTACAGAAAATACAAGTTCAAAGACACAAAGCTTACACGACAA GCTTTCCTTACTCCATATCTTAACAAAATGAACTCATCACGACAGTGCAGGTACTTGACTAGAAGTGAATCGTTCCAATCAAACAACAGTTGGGAGTATGGACACTACAAGTCTTTGTCCCCGAGGCTAGGATAA